A part of Caldicellulosiruptor owensensis OL genomic DNA contains:
- a CDS encoding DUF4340 domain-containing protein, protein MRKKKNRLFTVISVLLILVLVIGAYFYVSYINKKKKEAEEKKSPSTIWIANFDRNKITKIDIKHDDVHLVLEKVKDKWIVNGINNPLYFDQDKIDDIAFSCAQMIAEKIVDTNPKDLKKYGLDNPKSIVEATFSDGKKVTFYLGSETPITSTYYLMKKGDPKVYVVWTNHAENFTIKPSKLLSVKIPEIDTQNITYVKLVRKGQPTIEIKKVNEKNKEDNEWKYYVRLWSLIQPYSQPVGVASDKFSEFIENVPNFSPEDVVGEDVYNSKYGLQSPKIELIVKDNKNTLHLFVGNNADDSTVYCKTADSKVVFTMSTYKTEFMNNIKPFDLIEKFAYIVNIDYVDKIEIFTPDKKHTLILDKKLIKKATSEEETDEYKYNFKADGRKIDEDTFKKFYQEIIGLLIDGENDKKPTGTPEVTMKFYLVNKKVDVMEYIPYNDDFYMVVRNGKSDFVIAKEQVQKVLKDLEDLVAGKYKPPEN, encoded by the coding sequence ATGAGAAAGAAAAAAAACAGGCTTTTTACAGTTATATCTGTTCTTTTAATTTTAGTACTTGTAATTGGTGCATATTTCTATGTAAGCTATATAAATAAAAAAAAGAAAGAGGCTGAAGAAAAAAAGTCTCCATCTACTATATGGATAGCAAACTTTGACAGAAATAAGATTACAAAGATAGACATCAAGCATGACGATGTTCACCTTGTCCTTGAAAAGGTAAAAGACAAGTGGATTGTAAATGGGATCAACAACCCTCTTTATTTTGACCAGGACAAGATCGACGATATAGCATTTTCGTGCGCTCAAATGATAGCCGAAAAAATAGTTGACACTAACCCAAAAGACCTCAAAAAATACGGGCTTGACAACCCAAAATCAATTGTTGAGGCAACTTTCAGCGACGGGAAAAAGGTCACATTTTATCTTGGGTCTGAAACGCCAATAACTTCGACCTATTACTTAATGAAAAAAGGTGACCCAAAAGTTTATGTTGTGTGGACAAACCATGCAGAAAACTTTACTATAAAACCTTCTAAGCTTTTGAGTGTCAAAATACCAGAAATAGATACGCAAAATATTACCTATGTCAAACTTGTCAGAAAAGGACAACCTACAATTGAAATTAAAAAAGTTAATGAAAAAAACAAAGAAGACAATGAATGGAAATATTATGTGAGACTTTGGAGCCTTATTCAGCCATATAGCCAGCCTGTTGGAGTTGCAAGTGACAAGTTTTCAGAATTTATAGAGAATGTTCCAAATTTCAGTCCTGAAGATGTTGTTGGTGAAGATGTTTATAATTCTAAGTACGGACTGCAATCACCAAAAATTGAGCTCATTGTGAAAGACAATAAAAATACTTTGCATCTTTTTGTGGGTAACAATGCAGACGATTCAACTGTCTACTGCAAAACGGCAGACTCAAAAGTTGTATTTACAATGTCAACTTATAAGACAGAGTTCATGAACAACATAAAACCATTTGACCTCATAGAAAAGTTTGCTTATATTGTAAATATAGACTATGTTGACAAGATTGAAATATTCACACCAGATAAAAAACACACCCTCATACTTGACAAAAAGCTTATTAAAAAAGCTACAAGCGAAGAAGAAACTGATGAGTACAAATATAACTTTAAGGCAGATGGTCGAAAGATTGATGAAGATACTTTCAAGAAATTCTATCAAGAAATTATTGGCCTTTTAATTGACGGCGAAAACGACAAAAAACCGACAGGCACACCCGAGGTTACCATGAAATTCTATCTTGTCAACAAAAAGGTTGATGTGATGGAGTACATTCCTTACAACGACGATTTTTACATGGTTGTTCGAAATGGAAAGTCTGATTTTGTGATTGCAAAAGAACAGGTTCAAAAGGTGCTGAAAGATTTAGAAGACTTGGTTGCAGGCAAGTACAAACCGCCAGAGAACTAA
- a CDS encoding glycoside hydrolase family 2 TIM barrel-domain containing protein: protein MLDKNYYQNPKIQHINMEEPRSSFIPFDNPQKALENEWELSNSFRLLNGKWYFKLFDMPCKVTEDIILADPKSCNFDQIIVPSNFQMFGYDIPIYTNTRYPIPVDPPFVPDINPTGIYKRNFYISQEDLDKEIFVVFEGVDSAFYVFINGNFAGFSKVSHMMHEFDITKFVQEGSNTITVVVLKYSDGTYLEDQDKWRMSGIFRDVYLLLRPKVFVRDVYLKPVLSNDLKEGYLSAEIEIENRTNEQKEFSIEVQILYDKTLTNSSNKSLGLSVNAQASVVFEFQIESPRLWSAETPNLYTLLAILKDVDGNILEIIPQSFGFRKIEIKKGVFYLNNVPIKLKGVNRHDMNPRVGFAVTRKMMQEDIILMKQHNINCVRTSHYPNHPYFLELCDRFGIYVIDEADLETHGFGAVGDWGLLAKDPMWEDAFVERAKMMVKRDKNHPSIIMWSLGNESGYGPNHDKMAQWIRSYDQSRLVHYEGARDAEVVDIVSVMYPPVEKLEEEGKKQERRPFFMCEYAHAMGNGPGNLKEYWDVIYKYPRLLGGCVWEWADHGILTKTPDGKEYYAYGGDFEDEPNDGNFCIDGLLFPDRTPSPGMIELKKVYEPVVIEFLSKEEGTFKVTNRYDFISLNHIDVEWEVISDGRIVKEGSVDVNDILPYCSKEVKIDEVKEVLEALSGEIFITFTAKLKNSTAWAKRGFVITKTQIALREDTSQDAVQKIEKVNSILSKQNRFEVVGFPDKVAVFAGNILAEFCKWTGDLKSLVHNGLELIKSSPRFNIWRAPTDNDVHIKNEWIKAGFDKLQRRIVNVNFEEHSEYLKVKTTSVYGTYSVKPVFEVSISYKVFKSGIVETNVYARALRELPPLPKIGLQFMMPKEFEYVKYYGRGPHENYPDIKQSAIVGIYDMAIKDMYVPYIMPQEYGNRCDVRWAFVYNIHGIGLCIKGVPTFNFSAREYTDDVLTKAKHTYELIKADGIVVNVDYKIGGIGSQSCGPGPLEKYLIKDNKFEFCFYMIPVDSNSLDVEKLW, encoded by the coding sequence ATGCTTGACAAAAATTACTATCAAAATCCCAAAATTCAACACATAAACATGGAAGAGCCAAGAAGTTCTTTTATACCTTTTGACAATCCTCAAAAGGCCTTAGAAAACGAATGGGAACTTTCAAATTCTTTCAGGCTACTTAATGGAAAGTGGTATTTTAAACTTTTTGATATGCCCTGCAAGGTGACAGAGGATATTATTTTGGCAGACCCAAAAAGCTGCAATTTTGATCAGATTATTGTCCCCAGCAACTTCCAGATGTTTGGTTATGACATACCAATTTATACAAATACCCGATACCCAATCCCTGTTGACCCACCGTTTGTGCCAGATATAAACCCAACAGGCATTTACAAAAGAAATTTTTATATTTCTCAAGAAGACTTAGACAAAGAAATATTTGTTGTATTTGAAGGGGTAGACTCCGCATTTTATGTGTTTATAAACGGCAACTTTGCCGGTTTTTCTAAAGTTTCTCACATGATGCATGAGTTTGACATCACAAAATTTGTCCAAGAAGGAAGCAACACCATTACAGTTGTTGTTTTAAAATATTCTGATGGAACTTACTTAGAAGACCAGGACAAATGGCGAATGAGCGGAATATTCAGAGATGTGTATCTTCTTTTGCGACCAAAGGTGTTTGTAAGAGATGTGTATTTAAAGCCAGTTTTGAGTAATGACCTCAAAGAAGGATACTTGAGTGCTGAGATTGAAATTGAAAACAGAACCAATGAGCAAAAAGAATTCAGCATAGAAGTACAAATCTTATATGATAAAACTTTAACCAATAGCTCAAACAAATCGCTGGGACTTTCTGTAAATGCCCAAGCTTCTGTAGTTTTTGAATTTCAAATTGAAAGTCCAAGACTGTGGAGTGCAGAAACACCGAACCTTTACACACTTCTTGCAATCCTAAAGGATGTGGACGGAAACATTTTAGAAATTATTCCTCAGAGCTTTGGTTTTAGAAAGATAGAAATAAAGAAGGGAGTGTTTTATCTAAACAACGTACCTATAAAGTTAAAAGGTGTCAACAGACATGACATGAACCCGAGAGTTGGATTTGCAGTGACAAGAAAAATGATGCAAGAAGACATAATCCTTATGAAACAGCACAATATAAACTGCGTCAGAACTTCACACTATCCCAACCATCCTTATTTTTTAGAGCTATGCGACAGGTTTGGTATTTATGTGATTGATGAGGCGGACTTGGAAACACACGGATTTGGAGCGGTTGGCGACTGGGGACTTCTGGCAAAAGACCCCATGTGGGAAGATGCGTTTGTGGAAAGGGCAAAGATGATGGTAAAGAGGGACAAAAACCATCCATCAATCATCATGTGGTCGCTTGGGAACGAATCTGGCTATGGTCCTAATCACGATAAAATGGCACAGTGGATAAGGTCATATGACCAAAGCCGCCTTGTTCATTATGAAGGTGCCCGCGATGCTGAGGTTGTAGATATTGTAAGTGTTATGTATCCACCAGTAGAAAAGCTTGAAGAAGAAGGCAAAAAACAAGAAAGAAGACCATTTTTCATGTGCGAGTATGCACATGCGATGGGAAACGGTCCTGGAAACCTCAAAGAATACTGGGATGTGATATATAAATACCCAAGGCTTCTTGGCGGATGTGTGTGGGAGTGGGCAGACCATGGAATTTTGACAAAAACCCCTGATGGAAAAGAGTATTATGCATACGGCGGGGATTTTGAAGATGAGCCAAACGATGGTAACTTCTGTATAGATGGACTTCTTTTCCCCGACAGAACTCCATCTCCTGGTATGATTGAGCTGAAAAAGGTTTATGAGCCAGTTGTAATTGAATTTTTAAGCAAAGAAGAAGGTACTTTTAAAGTTACAAACAGGTATGATTTTATATCTTTAAACCACATTGATGTTGAATGGGAAGTTATATCAGATGGCAGGATTGTGAAAGAGGGCTCTGTTGATGTGAACGATATTTTACCCTACTGTTCAAAAGAGGTAAAAATTGATGAAGTCAAAGAAGTTCTGGAAGCCTTAAGTGGTGAAATTTTCATCACCTTCACGGCAAAGCTCAAAAACTCCACAGCCTGGGCAAAGAGAGGATTTGTTATAACAAAAACGCAGATTGCACTCAGAGAAGATACATCTCAAGATGCTGTGCAAAAAATTGAGAAGGTAAATTCTATCTTATCAAAGCAAAACAGATTTGAAGTAGTAGGTTTTCCTGACAAAGTGGCGGTTTTTGCAGGCAACATATTGGCAGAGTTTTGCAAATGGACAGGTGATTTAAAAAGCCTTGTGCACAATGGCCTTGAGCTTATAAAATCCTCGCCAAGGTTCAATATTTGGAGGGCTCCAACAGACAATGATGTTCATATCAAAAACGAATGGATAAAAGCTGGATTTGACAAACTTCAAAGAAGAATTGTAAATGTCAATTTTGAAGAGCACAGCGAGTACTTAAAAGTAAAAACTACTTCGGTATATGGCACATATTCAGTAAAGCCTGTATTTGAAGTAAGTATTAGCTACAAGGTTTTCAAATCGGGAATTGTAGAGACAAATGTATATGCGCGGGCTCTAAGAGAACTTCCGCCACTTCCAAAGATAGGACTGCAGTTTATGATGCCAAAAGAGTTCGAATATGTCAAATATTACGGAAGGGGACCTCATGAAAATTATCCTGATATAAAACAAAGTGCAATTGTAGGAATATATGACATGGCCATAAAAGACATGTATGTTCCATATATAATGCCTCAGGAATATGGAAACAGGTGTGATGTTAGATGGGCTTTTGTATATAACATTCATGGGATAGGACTTTGTATTAAGGGTGTGCCAACATTTAACTTCAGTGCAAGAGAATATACTGATGATGTTCTCACAAAAGCAAAACATACGTATGAGCTTATAAAAGCTGACGGGATTGTTGTGAATGTGGACTACAAAATAGGTGGTATCGGAAGCCAGAGCTGCGGCCCTGGACCGCTGGAGAAGTATTTAATCAAAGATAACAAGTTTGAATTTTGCTTTTATATGATACCGGTTGATAGCAATAGCTTAGATGTTGAAAAGCTGTGGTAA
- a CDS encoding glycoside hydrolase family 43 protein: MLKRQDVYIRDPFIVPVKGKRVYYMFGTTDKNCWGNEKATGFDYYATSDLENFDGPYPAFRPPEGFWADRNFWAPEVHFYNGKYYMFATFCSPDGKRGTQVLVSSSLEGPYVEHSDGPVTPPNWMCLDGTLYIDQDSNPWLVFCREWIEVYDGQIWAAGLSDDLKRIIGKPILLFTASSAPWTASIKVKDGRECFVTDGPFLFRTQNGSLLILWSSFDREKRYCVGVAKSLSGGILGPWQHKPELIFSDDGGHGMLFRTFEGELMLSVHSPNSRGNEIPLFVKVDEKDLEII; encoded by the coding sequence ATGTTAAAAAGGCAGGATGTGTATATTCGTGACCCTTTCATTGTGCCTGTAAAAGGAAAAAGAGTATACTACATGTTTGGCACAACTGATAAAAACTGCTGGGGTAATGAAAAAGCAACTGGTTTTGACTATTATGCGACATCTGACCTTGAAAATTTTGATGGACCATATCCGGCATTCAGACCGCCTGAGGGTTTTTGGGCAGACAGAAATTTCTGGGCACCTGAGGTACACTTTTATAATGGCAAGTATTATATGTTTGCAACATTTTGTTCACCTGATGGGAAAAGAGGCACTCAGGTTCTGGTATCAAGCTCTTTAGAAGGACCGTACGTTGAACACAGCGATGGACCTGTTACGCCACCAAATTGGATGTGCCTTGATGGGACTCTGTATATTGACCAGGATTCAAATCCATGGCTTGTTTTCTGCCGTGAATGGATAGAGGTTTATGACGGGCAAATTTGGGCAGCAGGACTTTCAGATGATTTGAAAAGAATTATTGGTAAGCCCATTTTACTTTTTACAGCCTCCAGTGCACCATGGACAGCAAGTATTAAAGTCAAAGACGGCAGGGAATGTTTTGTGACAGACGGTCCGTTTTTGTTCAGAACCCAAAATGGCAGTCTTTTAATACTCTGGTCAAGCTTTGATAGAGAAAAGAGGTACTGTGTTGGAGTTGCAAAGTCACTGTCAGGTGGCATTTTAGGTCCATGGCAGCACAAACCAGAGCTAATTTTTTCAGATGATGGTGGGCATGGCATGCTTTTTAGAACCTTTGAAGGTGAACTTATGCTTTCAGTCCACAGCCCGAATTCAAGAGGGAATGAGATACCTTTGTTTGTAAAGGTGGATGAAAAAGATTTAGAAATCATATAA
- a CDS encoding sensor histidine kinase, producing the protein MKRKNGLYKSKIFKKNFVQIVIVPIVIITILGLFSCIIIEQYVKNEINKNLETMLIQSKNNVELMLGEIDYLYMVFGINKDVTLQIKRILNSMYFSLEDIWQLNIFKNVLNSISYSKPFIHSIYVYFENPEGNFIVTPEGITNFQYFYDKWWFEQYKKHRELIWVERRKIQPYNFTGESIDVLTIYKKIKSAYSNVDEGVIVLNFYYDRIKKLLNLPSSIPEHAMYILDQNGNVLVSNQSDDSNTLSIVLPKKGTDNYLTKRLESKKYNLTFVSVVSKDYLYSIPIRLFKVTLVLLLIFIVIAFAASYYIAKVNYRNIKKIIDTINLATEGKPPKEIKITSNDEYGYIMYNVIRNFIERHYLTTRLQALELLALQAQINPHFLFNTFEHIYLKTLALTGTPNEITKMIENLSAILKYSLSNPKSTIFLRDEIKATQAYIELVKARYKEKFDVFWDYSEDVLEIKVMKLLFQPLIENSIYHGIKPSEKRCGIKIRIKRLKNDSDFLAIWVVDNGIGMSKEKLEEVQSRFSQDFEFSEHIGLLNTNERLKLIYGKNFKLKVWSKLGLGTVVKMELPINFEGGKEND; encoded by the coding sequence ATGAAAAGAAAAAACGGGCTTTATAAAAGCAAGATTTTCAAAAAGAATTTTGTACAGATAGTTATTGTGCCCATTGTGATAATAACTATTCTTGGGCTTTTTTCATGCATCATTATAGAACAATACGTCAAAAATGAAATAAACAAAAATTTAGAGACAATGTTAATACAGAGTAAGAACAATGTCGAGCTTATGCTCGGTGAGATAGACTATCTTTATATGGTATTTGGGATAAACAAAGATGTTACCCTTCAGATAAAGAGAATTTTGAACTCAATGTATTTTTCCTTAGAAGATATCTGGCAACTTAATATATTCAAAAATGTTTTAAATTCGATATCTTATTCAAAGCCGTTCATACATTCCATCTATGTTTATTTCGAAAACCCTGAAGGCAACTTTATTGTTACACCAGAGGGAATAACCAACTTTCAGTATTTCTATGACAAATGGTGGTTTGAACAGTATAAAAAACATAGAGAATTAATATGGGTGGAAAGAAGGAAAATCCAGCCTTACAACTTTACTGGAGAGTCAATTGATGTTTTGACAATCTACAAGAAGATAAAATCTGCATATTCTAATGTGGATGAGGGTGTCATTGTTCTCAATTTTTACTACGACCGAATAAAAAAGTTATTAAATCTTCCAAGCTCAATCCCTGAACATGCAATGTACATATTGGACCAAAATGGGAATGTGTTGGTATCGAACCAATCAGATGACTCTAATACTTTAAGTATAGTCCTACCCAAAAAAGGAACAGACAACTATCTCACAAAAAGATTAGAGTCAAAAAAATACAACTTGACCTTTGTTTCGGTGGTTTCCAAAGATTATCTTTACAGCATTCCTATCAGGCTTTTCAAGGTGACACTGGTGTTACTTTTAATTTTTATAGTTATCGCTTTTGCTGCCTCATACTACATCGCCAAGGTAAACTACAGGAATATTAAAAAGATTATAGATACAATAAATTTAGCAACAGAAGGAAAACCGCCAAAAGAAATAAAAATTACTTCAAATGACGAGTATGGATATATAATGTACAATGTAATAAGAAACTTTATTGAGAGGCATTATCTAACAACACGTCTTCAAGCTTTGGAACTTTTAGCTTTGCAAGCTCAAATTAATCCTCACTTTCTTTTCAATACTTTTGAACACATATACCTTAAAACTTTGGCACTTACAGGCACTCCAAACGAAATCACAAAAATGATAGAAAACCTCTCGGCAATACTCAAATATTCTCTGAGTAATCCAAAAAGTACCATCTTCCTAAGAGATGAGATTAAAGCTACCCAAGCATATATTGAGCTTGTCAAAGCAAGGTATAAAGAGAAATTTGATGTGTTTTGGGACTATAGTGAAGATGTGCTTGAGATAAAAGTGATGAAGCTCTTGTTTCAACCCTTGATAGAAAATTCAATCTATCACGGGATAAAACCTTCAGAAAAAAGATGTGGGATAAAAATCAGAATAAAAAGGCTAAAAAATGATTCAGATTTCCTCGCAATTTGGGTTGTAGACAATGGAATTGGAATGAGCAAAGAAAAATTGGAAGAGGTTCAGAGCAGGTTTTCACAAGATTTTGAGTTTTCAGAGCATATTGGGCTTTTGAATACTAATGAAAGATTAAAACTCATCTATGGGAAGAACTTTAAACTCAAAGTTTGGAGCAAGCTGGGTTTGGGGACAGTTGTAAAAATGGAGCTTCCTATTAACTTTGAAGGTGGAAAGGAGAATGATTAA
- a CDS encoding response regulator transcription factor translates to MSYKMIIVEDESEIRKGLFTCFPWDKLGFDVVGLFENGKQALDYILQNKVDVVFCDIKMPVMSGIDLARILFLNSIPVKVVFISGYQDFEFAQKAMKYGVRYYITKPATYDEVIEIFGLIRKELDQQSKDPQIHSEETKKQDLISIDNPESVIETVKEYIRRNYKEATLEDAAKLVYMNPYYLSRLFKCKTGKNFSDFLMEVRMRKALQLMKIHIYKLHEIGEMVGYKNPKNFTRAFKKYFGKSPSEFVQER, encoded by the coding sequence ATGTCTTACAAGATGATTATTGTTGAAGATGAAAGTGAAATAAGAAAGGGGCTTTTTACCTGCTTTCCATGGGATAAACTTGGCTTTGATGTTGTTGGCCTGTTTGAAAATGGAAAGCAGGCTTTAGATTATATTTTGCAAAATAAGGTTGATGTTGTCTTTTGCGATATTAAAATGCCTGTTATGAGTGGAATTGACCTTGCAAGGATTTTGTTTTTAAACAGCATCCCTGTAAAGGTTGTTTTTATAAGTGGCTATCAGGACTTTGAATTTGCTCAAAAAGCCATGAAATATGGTGTGAGGTACTACATAACAAAACCTGCAACATATGATGAGGTTATAGAGATATTTGGGCTAATAAGAAAAGAGCTTGACCAGCAGTCAAAAGATCCGCAAATTCACAGTGAAGAAACCAAAAAGCAAGATTTGATTTCTATTGACAATCCAGAAAGTGTGATTGAAACTGTGAAAGAGTATATAAGAAGAAACTATAAAGAGGCCACACTTGAGGATGCTGCAAAGCTTGTCTATATGAATCCTTACTATCTTAGTCGGCTTTTTAAATGCAAGACTGGCAAGAACTTCTCTGATTTTCTAATGGAAGTCAGAATGAGAAAAGCTCTTCAGCTTATGAAAATTCACATATACAAGCTTCATGAGATAGGTGAAATGGTTGGTTACAAAAATCCTAAGAACTTTACAAGAGCTTTTAAAAAATATTTTGGCAAGTCTCCCTCGGAGTTTGTTCAGGAGAGATAA
- a CDS encoding carbohydrate ABC transporter permease, with protein sequence MYSQNRKAKNTISLLLTYAFLILFGIFMIYPLLWVVSAAFKSNDEIFKSLSLIPQKIVTNAFIKGWYGTGQYTFGRFFINNFILVVPVVFFTITSSTLVAYGFARFNFPLKKLFFVILISTLMLPDSVNLIPRYILFNAFGWVDSYKPFIIPSMFASTPFFVFMMIQFMRGLPREIEEAAIIDGCNSFQILLRVTGPLCKTAMISMGIFQFIWTWNDFLGPLIYINSVEKYTIALGLRMCVDSAAAIAWNQIMAMTVIAMLPCIIIFFAAQKYFVEGIATSGIKG encoded by the coding sequence ATGTACTCCCAAAACAGAAAAGCAAAAAATACAATCTCGCTTCTGTTGACATATGCATTTTTAATTCTCTTTGGAATATTTATGATTTATCCACTTTTGTGGGTGGTATCAGCAGCATTTAAATCGAATGATGAAATATTCAAATCGCTGTCACTCATTCCGCAAAAAATTGTTACAAATGCATTTATAAAAGGGTGGTATGGAACTGGACAGTATACATTCGGCAGATTTTTTATAAATAACTTTATTCTTGTAGTTCCTGTTGTGTTTTTTACAATAACATCCTCTACACTTGTTGCTTATGGTTTTGCAAGATTTAATTTTCCGCTAAAAAAATTATTTTTTGTAATTCTTATTTCTACACTGATGCTTCCGGATTCTGTAAATCTAATTCCACGATATATACTTTTCAATGCATTTGGTTGGGTGGACAGTTATAAACCCTTTATAATTCCATCAATGTTTGCATCTACGCCCTTTTTTGTATTCATGATGATACAGTTTATGAGAGGTCTTCCGCGAGAAATAGAAGAAGCAGCTATAATTGATGGCTGTAATTCTTTTCAGATACTTTTGCGCGTAACAGGACCTCTTTGCAAGACTGCAATGATTTCAATGGGAATTTTCCAGTTTATCTGGACATGGAACGACTTTTTAGGTCCTCTTATATATATCAACAGTGTTGAAAAATACACAATTGCTCTTGGACTTAGAATGTGTGTTGACAGCGCCGCTGCAATTGCTTGGAACCAAATCATGGCTATGACTGTGATAGCAATGCTTCCGTGTATTATTATATTCTTTGCAGCTCAAAAATATTTTGTTGAAGGAATTGCAACAAGCGGGATAAAAGGTTAA
- a CDS encoding carbohydrate ABC transporter permease, with the protein MTASLKRKDLVGLLYVLPWLIGFLVFKLYPFVMSLVYSFCDYSMLKPPRFVGLYNFIYMFTKDELFPKALFNTLKYVIITVPLKISFALFVAIILNMKLSGINLFRTVYYLPSIFGGSVAISILWRFLFMKEGIVNKFLSLFGIEGINWLGDPKIAIFSVSFLAVWQFGSSMVLFLARLKEIPSELYEAALVDGASRLKMFAKITLPMISPIMFFNLVMQTINAFQEFTGPYIITGGGPVNSTYLLSMLIYDNAFKYFRMGYAAALSWVQFVIILIFTAFIFRSSTYWTYYEYDEGRF; encoded by the coding sequence ATGACAGCAAGTTTGAAAAGAAAAGATCTGGTTGGTCTTTTATATGTTTTACCATGGCTCATAGGTTTTCTTGTTTTCAAATTGTATCCTTTTGTAATGTCGCTTGTATATTCATTTTGTGATTATAGCATGCTGAAACCACCCCGGTTTGTGGGACTATATAATTTCATTTATATGTTCACAAAAGATGAACTGTTTCCAAAAGCACTTTTTAATACTTTGAAGTATGTCATAATAACTGTTCCACTCAAGATTTCATTTGCACTTTTTGTCGCAATAATATTAAACATGAAATTAAGTGGAATAAATCTTTTTAGGACAGTATATTACCTTCCTTCTATCTTTGGCGGGTCTGTTGCAATCTCAATCTTGTGGAGATTTTTATTTATGAAAGAAGGTATAGTGAACAAGTTCTTAAGCCTTTTCGGGATAGAAGGTATAAACTGGCTTGGAGATCCGAAGATAGCCATATTTTCAGTGAGCTTTCTTGCAGTGTGGCAGTTTGGGTCATCGATGGTGTTATTTTTGGCAAGGCTAAAGGAGATTCCATCAGAGCTTTATGAGGCAGCTCTGGTTGATGGAGCCTCAAGGTTAAAAATGTTTGCAAAAATCACTCTTCCTATGATTTCTCCTATAATGTTTTTCAATCTTGTAATGCAAACCATAAATGCTTTCCAGGAGTTCACAGGGCCATATATCATTACAGGTGGTGGACCTGTCAATTCCACCTACCTTTTGAGTATGCTCATATATGACAATGCTTTTAAATATTTCAGAATGGGATATGCAGCAGCACTTTCCTGGGTTCAGTTTGTAATAATTTTGATATTTACAGCCTTTATCTTTAGGTCTTCTACTTATTGGACATACTATGAGTATGATGAGGGGAGGTTCTAA